A single region of the Nicotiana sylvestris chromosome 6, ASM39365v2, whole genome shotgun sequence genome encodes:
- the LOC138871333 gene encoding uncharacterized protein codes for MGYRVYVKLKKENKEFGMYPLCITTMEKELISGDGLNQGDIVQIDEAVQMYDSDTDYTLAIELANSGEAIGVFELHKDLIISKTNQKEVMAGQVYKDKATLKEVMKNYAIAQRFQFRVDRSNAVSYALICISEDCDWRFKASSINKSELFKVREFNDNHTCSLKDKVYEQRQASSSLISGIIRTKLTNHKRKYTPRDIIDDVKSDLGVDVSYMLAWRVKEKAMNFLRGEPADSYKKLPGYLYTMDKTYPGSHIRMEKSSKNEFMYVYISLYVFIRGFDHCRPIVVVDGSHLKSYYTGTFVSASTLDGAGHILPLAYGVIDSENDAAWTWFFEQFKIAYGVRENMCIVSDRNESIIKSVSRVYPDLPHCACIWHLWNNVYKKFKKSHAKLSEIYFSMAKAYTQTEFDSLMEKVEKVDIRVKEYLELAGYEKWARLYAPVNRGWTMTSNIAKSINAALVSASNRKEATQTYKTLEKKYQEMLELNETMCTRMTVVPSTEYLHTVNDGGRNYTVCLLERKCVCGRFQIDELPCPHAWAVLKSKFLMPEEYCSSYYKPSTIVMTYDVPVYPLPDKNDWNIPEHVAEEVVLPPK; via the exons ATGGGTTACAGAGTGTATGTAAAATTGAAAAAAGAGAACAAAGAATTTGGGATGTATCCTCTGTGCATTACAACTATGGAAAAAGAGCTTATCTCCGGAGATGGTTTAAATCAAGGCGACATTGTGCAGATAGACGAAGCAGTTCAAATGTACGATTCCGATACAGATTATACACTAGCTATAGAACTTGCCAATTCAGGAGAAGCGATTGGAGTGTTCGAACTCCACAAGGATTTGATAATTTCAAAAACTAATCAAAAGGAGGTTATGGCTGGACAAGTGTATAAGGATAAGGCTACATTGAAAGAGGTGATGAAGAATTATGCTATAGCTCAAAGGTTTCAATTCCGTGTTGATCGGTCTAATGCTGTCAG CTATGCATTAATATGTATTTCAGAAGATTGTGATTGGAGGTTTAAGGCTTCAAGCATTAACAAATCGGAATTATTCAAGGTGAGAGAATTCAATGACAACCATACATGTTCGCTGAAGGATAAAGTGTACGAGCAGCGGCAGGCTAGTAGCAGCCTTATAAGTGGTATTATAAGGACAAAGCTTACAAACCATAAGAGGAAATACACTCCGAGGgacattattgatgatgtgaaatCAGATCTAGGTGTTGATGTTAGCTACATGTTGGCGTGGAGGGttaaagaaaaggcaatgaattTTCTTAGAGGTGAACCGGCTGATTCATACAAAAAATTACCAGGATACTTATATACAATGGATAAGACATATCCAGGTTCTCACATAAGAATGGAAAAATCGTCAAAGAATGAATTCATGTACGTGTATATATCATTGTATGTATTTATAAGGGGGTTTGATCATTGTAGACCAATTGTTGTAGTGGACGGAAGTCATCTAAAATCCTACTACACAGGGACATTCGTTTCTGCAAGCACGTTGGATGGTGCAG GTCATATATTGCCACTAGCATACGGTGTTATTGATTCAGAGAACGATGCTGCTTGGAcgtggttctttgagcaattcaagatagCATACGGTGTAAGGGAAAACATGTGCATTGTTTCGGATAGAAATGAGAGCATCATTAAATCTGTATCGAGAGTATATCCGGATTTACCGCATTGTGCTTGCATATGGCATCTATGGAATAACGTATACAAGAAATTCAAAAAGAGCCATGCCAAGTTGAGTGAGATATACTTCTCGATGGCAAAAGCATACACACAAACTGAATTTGATAGTCTGATGGAGAAGGTTGAGAAGGTAGATATTAGGGTGAAAGAATATTTAGAGTTAGCTGGTTACGAAAAGTGGGCTAGGTTGTATGCACCTGTTAACAGGGGATGGACAATGACGTCAAATATCGCTAAGTCAATCAATGCAGCACTAGTTTCAGCAAG TAACCGTAAAGAAGCTACTCAGACATACAAGACGCTTGAGAAAAAATACCAGGAAATGCTGGAGTTGAATGAGACCATGTGTACCCGTATGACT GTGGTACCCTCAACTGAATACTTACATACTGTTAACGATGGTGGGAGGAATTACACAGTCTGCCTGCTCGAGAGAAAATGTGTTTGTGGGAGATTCCAAATTGATGAATTGCCATGCCCACATGCCTGGGCTGTATTGAAGAGCAAGTTTTTAATGCCTGAAGAATATTGCTCTAGCTATTACAAGCC
- the LOC104246079 gene encoding protein AIR1-like isoform X4 — protein sequence MGKLEKEKSEAIDEEESNSQPDLMRSEEEKEENEDADANDDLSLKIVEKAMLRACSSVTDEEESDILTNSKKKKDKNIVTKEDPYKVKEEQNADTTIAMNIDDSAAEKTPVEVPDNAVLRRLLRGPRYFDAPDKSWGTCYNCGEEGHAAVNCTSARRKKPCFVCGSFEHNAKHCTKGKACFICKKGGHRASDCPERSHGGSQSTKICLKCGDSGHDMFSCRNNYYADDLKEIQCYICKSFGHLCCAKYPDSGPREFSCYRCGLLGHTGLACTASRGETSGTGSLNPCYRCGEGGHFARECTNSSRVNKRNHELSTPKKKVHKKRKEQNEFRSVPRDFGRAWKKKGKNEGGYMSGYQMKRKGGWIPDDPEDFPQPNNWRSPSTPRNKRAKISNFSSGGHASGSRSSRKSNRLDFDSSASYGSGKYHHHRFSASGDFDNSASYGSGKYHHHRFSASRFGNSSHDRWRRNYDW from the exons ATGGGTAAGCTGGAGAAGGAGAAATCTGAAGCCATAGACGAAGAAGAATCAAATTCCCAACCCGATTTGATGCGCAGCGaggaggaaaaagaagaaaacgaagATGCGGACGCTAACGATGATCTCAGTTTGAAAATCGTAGAGAAGGCTATGTTACGGGCATGTTCTAGTGTCACCGACGAGGAAGAATCCGACATTTTGACAAAtagcaagaagaagaaggacaaaaATATTGTGACCAAAGAGGATCCT TACAAAGTAAAGGAAGAGCAAAATGCTGATACTACTATAGCTATGAATATTGATGATAGTGCAGCTGAAAAGACTCCTGTTGAGGTCCCTGACAATGCTGTTCTACGTAGGCTTCTT CGGGGCCCTAGGTACTTTGATGCTCCAGATAAGAGTTGGGGAACATGCTATAATTGTGGTGAAGAGGGTCATGCTGCAGTCAACTGTACTTCAGCTAGACGTAAGAAGCCATGTTTTGTTTGTGGGAGTTTCGAACATAATGCTAAACATTGCACAAAG GGCAAAGCTTGTTTCATCTGCAAAAAAGGAGGTCATCGTGCAAGTGATTGCCCCGAGAGAAGCCATGGAGGATCCCAGAGTACTAAAATATGTCTAAAATGTGGGGATTCTGGCCATGATATGTTTTCATGCAGGAACAACTATTATGCTGATGATCTAAAG GAAATACAATGCTACATCTGTAAGAGTTTTGGCCATCTTTGCTGTGCAAAATACCCTGATAGTGGTCCGAGAGAATTTTCCTGTTACAGATGTGGTCTACTAGGCCATACTGGTTTG GCATGCACGGCATCTCGTGGGGAGACTAGCGGTACTGGGTCACTTAATCCCTGTTATAGGTGTGGTGAAGGAGGACATTTTGCACGGGAATGCACTAATTCCAGTAGA GTCAATAAGCGAAATCATGAATTATCAACCCCCAAGAAGAAAgttcacaagaaaagaaaagagcaaaatgagttCAGGTCTGTACCTCGTGATTTTGGTAGGGCatggaagaagaaaggaaaaaatgAAGGCGGATATATGTCAGGCTATCAGATGAAACGAAAGGGTGGTTGGATCCCGGATGATCCGGAAGACTTTCCTCAACCCAATAATTGGAGATCTCCTTCAACTCCTAGAAATAAGAGAGCTAAGATTTCTAACTTCAGTAGTGGTGGTCATGCTTCTGGTTCTCGTTCATCTAGAAAGTCCAACAGGCTTGACTTTGATTCTTCAGCTTCTTATGGGTCAGGCAAATATCATCACCATAGGTTTTCAGCATCTGGTGATTTTGATAATTCAGCTTCTTATGGGTCGGGCAAATATCATCATCATAGGTTTTCAGCATCTCGATTTGGCAACAGTAGTCACGATAGGTGGAGGAGGAATTATGATTGGTAG
- the LOC104246079 gene encoding protein AIR1-like isoform X3 translates to MGKLEKEKSEAIDEEESNSQPDLMRSEEEKEENEDADANDDLSLKIVEKAMLRACSSVTDEEESDILTNSKKKKDKNIVTKEDPQYKVKEEQNADTTIAMNIDDSAAEKTPVEVPDNAVLRRLLRGPRYFDAPDKSWGTCYNCGEEGHAAVNCTSARRKKPCFVCGSFEHNAKHCTKGKACFICKKGGHRASDCPERSHGGSQSTKICLKCGDSGHDMFSCRNNYYADDLKEIQCYICKSFGHLCCAKYPDSGPREFSCYRCGLLGHTGLACTASRGETSGTGSLNPCYRCGEGGHFARECTNSSRVNKRNHELSTPKKKVHKKRKEQNEFRSVPRDFGRAWKKKGKNEGGYMSGYQMKRKGGWIPDDPEDFPQPNNWRSPSTPRNKRAKISNFSSGGHASGSRSSRKSNRLDFDSSASYGSGKYHHHRFSASGDFDNSASYGSGKYHHHRFSASRFGNSSHDRWRRNYDW, encoded by the exons ATGGGTAAGCTGGAGAAGGAGAAATCTGAAGCCATAGACGAAGAAGAATCAAATTCCCAACCCGATTTGATGCGCAGCGaggaggaaaaagaagaaaacgaagATGCGGACGCTAACGATGATCTCAGTTTGAAAATCGTAGAGAAGGCTATGTTACGGGCATGTTCTAGTGTCACCGACGAGGAAGAATCCGACATTTTGACAAAtagcaagaagaagaaggacaaaaATATTGTGACCAAAGAGGATCCT CAGTACAAAGTAAAGGAAGAGCAAAATGCTGATACTACTATAGCTATGAATATTGATGATAGTGCAGCTGAAAAGACTCCTGTTGAGGTCCCTGACAATGCTGTTCTACGTAGGCTTCTT CGGGGCCCTAGGTACTTTGATGCTCCAGATAAGAGTTGGGGAACATGCTATAATTGTGGTGAAGAGGGTCATGCTGCAGTCAACTGTACTTCAGCTAGACGTAAGAAGCCATGTTTTGTTTGTGGGAGTTTCGAACATAATGCTAAACATTGCACAAAG GGCAAAGCTTGTTTCATCTGCAAAAAAGGAGGTCATCGTGCAAGTGATTGCCCCGAGAGAAGCCATGGAGGATCCCAGAGTACTAAAATATGTCTAAAATGTGGGGATTCTGGCCATGATATGTTTTCATGCAGGAACAACTATTATGCTGATGATCTAAAG GAAATACAATGCTACATCTGTAAGAGTTTTGGCCATCTTTGCTGTGCAAAATACCCTGATAGTGGTCCGAGAGAATTTTCCTGTTACAGATGTGGTCTACTAGGCCATACTGGTTTG GCATGCACGGCATCTCGTGGGGAGACTAGCGGTACTGGGTCACTTAATCCCTGTTATAGGTGTGGTGAAGGAGGACATTTTGCACGGGAATGCACTAATTCCAGTAGA GTCAATAAGCGAAATCATGAATTATCAACCCCCAAGAAGAAAgttcacaagaaaagaaaagagcaaaatgagttCAGGTCTGTACCTCGTGATTTTGGTAGGGCatggaagaagaaaggaaaaaatgAAGGCGGATATATGTCAGGCTATCAGATGAAACGAAAGGGTGGTTGGATCCCGGATGATCCGGAAGACTTTCCTCAACCCAATAATTGGAGATCTCCTTCAACTCCTAGAAATAAGAGAGCTAAGATTTCTAACTTCAGTAGTGGTGGTCATGCTTCTGGTTCTCGTTCATCTAGAAAGTCCAACAGGCTTGACTTTGATTCTTCAGCTTCTTATGGGTCAGGCAAATATCATCACCATAGGTTTTCAGCATCTGGTGATTTTGATAATTCAGCTTCTTATGGGTCGGGCAAATATCATCATCATAGGTTTTCAGCATCTCGATTTGGCAACAGTAGTCACGATAGGTGGAGGAGGAATTATGATTGGTAG
- the LOC104246079 gene encoding protein AIR1-like isoform X2, with protein sequence MGKLEKEKSEAIDEEESNSQPDLMRSEEEKEENEDADANDDLSLKIVEKAMLRACSSVTDEEESDILTNSKKKKDKNIVTKEDPVSSGIDKGFKSFCSDMFPYKVKEEQNADTTIAMNIDDSAAEKTPVEVPDNAVLRRLLRGPRYFDAPDKSWGTCYNCGEEGHAAVNCTSARRKKPCFVCGSFEHNAKHCTKGKACFICKKGGHRASDCPERSHGGSQSTKICLKCGDSGHDMFSCRNNYYADDLKEIQCYICKSFGHLCCAKYPDSGPREFSCYRCGLLGHTGLACTASRGETSGTGSLNPCYRCGEGGHFARECTNSSRVNKRNHELSTPKKKVHKKRKEQNEFRSVPRDFGRAWKKKGKNEGGYMSGYQMKRKGGWIPDDPEDFPQPNNWRSPSTPRNKRAKISNFSSGGHASGSRSSRKSNRLDFDSSASYGSGKYHHHRFSASGDFDNSASYGSGKYHHHRFSASRFGNSSHDRWRRNYDW encoded by the exons ATGGGTAAGCTGGAGAAGGAGAAATCTGAAGCCATAGACGAAGAAGAATCAAATTCCCAACCCGATTTGATGCGCAGCGaggaggaaaaagaagaaaacgaagATGCGGACGCTAACGATGATCTCAGTTTGAAAATCGTAGAGAAGGCTATGTTACGGGCATGTTCTAGTGTCACCGACGAGGAAGAATCCGACATTTTGACAAAtagcaagaagaagaaggacaaaaATATTGTGACCAAAGAGGATCCT GTGTCAAGTGGTATAGACAAGGGTTTCAAAAGCTTCTGCAGCGATATGTTCCCG TACAAAGTAAAGGAAGAGCAAAATGCTGATACTACTATAGCTATGAATATTGATGATAGTGCAGCTGAAAAGACTCCTGTTGAGGTCCCTGACAATGCTGTTCTACGTAGGCTTCTT CGGGGCCCTAGGTACTTTGATGCTCCAGATAAGAGTTGGGGAACATGCTATAATTGTGGTGAAGAGGGTCATGCTGCAGTCAACTGTACTTCAGCTAGACGTAAGAAGCCATGTTTTGTTTGTGGGAGTTTCGAACATAATGCTAAACATTGCACAAAG GGCAAAGCTTGTTTCATCTGCAAAAAAGGAGGTCATCGTGCAAGTGATTGCCCCGAGAGAAGCCATGGAGGATCCCAGAGTACTAAAATATGTCTAAAATGTGGGGATTCTGGCCATGATATGTTTTCATGCAGGAACAACTATTATGCTGATGATCTAAAG GAAATACAATGCTACATCTGTAAGAGTTTTGGCCATCTTTGCTGTGCAAAATACCCTGATAGTGGTCCGAGAGAATTTTCCTGTTACAGATGTGGTCTACTAGGCCATACTGGTTTG GCATGCACGGCATCTCGTGGGGAGACTAGCGGTACTGGGTCACTTAATCCCTGTTATAGGTGTGGTGAAGGAGGACATTTTGCACGGGAATGCACTAATTCCAGTAGA GTCAATAAGCGAAATCATGAATTATCAACCCCCAAGAAGAAAgttcacaagaaaagaaaagagcaaaatgagttCAGGTCTGTACCTCGTGATTTTGGTAGGGCatggaagaagaaaggaaaaaatgAAGGCGGATATATGTCAGGCTATCAGATGAAACGAAAGGGTGGTTGGATCCCGGATGATCCGGAAGACTTTCCTCAACCCAATAATTGGAGATCTCCTTCAACTCCTAGAAATAAGAGAGCTAAGATTTCTAACTTCAGTAGTGGTGGTCATGCTTCTGGTTCTCGTTCATCTAGAAAGTCCAACAGGCTTGACTTTGATTCTTCAGCTTCTTATGGGTCAGGCAAATATCATCACCATAGGTTTTCAGCATCTGGTGATTTTGATAATTCAGCTTCTTATGGGTCGGGCAAATATCATCATCATAGGTTTTCAGCATCTCGATTTGGCAACAGTAGTCACGATAGGTGGAGGAGGAATTATGATTGGTAG
- the LOC104246079 gene encoding protein AIR1-like isoform X1, producing MGKLEKEKSEAIDEEESNSQPDLMRSEEEKEENEDADANDDLSLKIVEKAMLRACSSVTDEEESDILTNSKKKKDKNIVTKEDPVSSGIDKGFKSFCSDMFPQYKVKEEQNADTTIAMNIDDSAAEKTPVEVPDNAVLRRLLRGPRYFDAPDKSWGTCYNCGEEGHAAVNCTSARRKKPCFVCGSFEHNAKHCTKGKACFICKKGGHRASDCPERSHGGSQSTKICLKCGDSGHDMFSCRNNYYADDLKEIQCYICKSFGHLCCAKYPDSGPREFSCYRCGLLGHTGLACTASRGETSGTGSLNPCYRCGEGGHFARECTNSSRVNKRNHELSTPKKKVHKKRKEQNEFRSVPRDFGRAWKKKGKNEGGYMSGYQMKRKGGWIPDDPEDFPQPNNWRSPSTPRNKRAKISNFSSGGHASGSRSSRKSNRLDFDSSASYGSGKYHHHRFSASGDFDNSASYGSGKYHHHRFSASRFGNSSHDRWRRNYDW from the exons ATGGGTAAGCTGGAGAAGGAGAAATCTGAAGCCATAGACGAAGAAGAATCAAATTCCCAACCCGATTTGATGCGCAGCGaggaggaaaaagaagaaaacgaagATGCGGACGCTAACGATGATCTCAGTTTGAAAATCGTAGAGAAGGCTATGTTACGGGCATGTTCTAGTGTCACCGACGAGGAAGAATCCGACATTTTGACAAAtagcaagaagaagaaggacaaaaATATTGTGACCAAAGAGGATCCT GTGTCAAGTGGTATAGACAAGGGTTTCAAAAGCTTCTGCAGCGATATGTTCCCG CAGTACAAAGTAAAGGAAGAGCAAAATGCTGATACTACTATAGCTATGAATATTGATGATAGTGCAGCTGAAAAGACTCCTGTTGAGGTCCCTGACAATGCTGTTCTACGTAGGCTTCTT CGGGGCCCTAGGTACTTTGATGCTCCAGATAAGAGTTGGGGAACATGCTATAATTGTGGTGAAGAGGGTCATGCTGCAGTCAACTGTACTTCAGCTAGACGTAAGAAGCCATGTTTTGTTTGTGGGAGTTTCGAACATAATGCTAAACATTGCACAAAG GGCAAAGCTTGTTTCATCTGCAAAAAAGGAGGTCATCGTGCAAGTGATTGCCCCGAGAGAAGCCATGGAGGATCCCAGAGTACTAAAATATGTCTAAAATGTGGGGATTCTGGCCATGATATGTTTTCATGCAGGAACAACTATTATGCTGATGATCTAAAG GAAATACAATGCTACATCTGTAAGAGTTTTGGCCATCTTTGCTGTGCAAAATACCCTGATAGTGGTCCGAGAGAATTTTCCTGTTACAGATGTGGTCTACTAGGCCATACTGGTTTG GCATGCACGGCATCTCGTGGGGAGACTAGCGGTACTGGGTCACTTAATCCCTGTTATAGGTGTGGTGAAGGAGGACATTTTGCACGGGAATGCACTAATTCCAGTAGA GTCAATAAGCGAAATCATGAATTATCAACCCCCAAGAAGAAAgttcacaagaaaagaaaagagcaaaatgagttCAGGTCTGTACCTCGTGATTTTGGTAGGGCatggaagaagaaaggaaaaaatgAAGGCGGATATATGTCAGGCTATCAGATGAAACGAAAGGGTGGTTGGATCCCGGATGATCCGGAAGACTTTCCTCAACCCAATAATTGGAGATCTCCTTCAACTCCTAGAAATAAGAGAGCTAAGATTTCTAACTTCAGTAGTGGTGGTCATGCTTCTGGTTCTCGTTCATCTAGAAAGTCCAACAGGCTTGACTTTGATTCTTCAGCTTCTTATGGGTCAGGCAAATATCATCACCATAGGTTTTCAGCATCTGGTGATTTTGATAATTCAGCTTCTTATGGGTCGGGCAAATATCATCATCATAGGTTTTCAGCATCTCGATTTGGCAACAGTAGTCACGATAGGTGGAGGAGGAATTATGATTGGTAG